From Catenulispora sp. EB89, one genomic window encodes:
- the pstB gene encoding phosphate ABC transporter ATP-binding protein PstB, protein MTEMADMAESPVDSPVDTAEDTAEDGPIGVWPGPAAHTEPEAPDQASTPDQAPAPAPAPTGAGTLEARAISAWFGDRKVLDRVSLTMPGGRVTALIGPSGCGKSTFLRILNRMHELVASATLAGEVLLDGSDIYDPAIRLTEARARIGMVFQKPNPFPGMSIYDNVTAGLKLTGTRRNRSEQDDIVESCLTRAGLWNEVSDRLKQPGGALSGGQQQRLCIARSLAVRPEVLLMDEPCSALDPTSTNRIEETIRELASEVTIVIVTHNMQQASRVSDRCAFFLASAGTPGRIVEHGPTEAMFSRPRDQRTSDYVNGRFG, encoded by the coding sequence ATGACCGAGATGGCTGACATGGCCGAAAGCCCCGTCGACAGCCCCGTCGACACCGCCGAGGACACTGCCGAGGACGGCCCGATCGGCGTCTGGCCGGGACCCGCCGCGCACACCGAGCCGGAGGCCCCGGACCAGGCCTCGACCCCGGACCAGGCACCGGCACCGGCCCCCGCCCCGACCGGCGCCGGCACCCTCGAAGCCCGCGCGATCTCGGCCTGGTTCGGCGACCGCAAGGTCCTCGACCGGGTCTCCCTGACCATGCCCGGCGGCCGGGTCACGGCCCTGATCGGGCCCTCGGGCTGCGGCAAGTCAACCTTCCTGCGCATCCTGAACCGGATGCACGAGCTGGTCGCGTCGGCCACCCTGGCCGGCGAGGTCCTGCTGGACGGCAGCGACATCTACGACCCGGCGATCCGGCTCACCGAGGCCAGAGCGCGCATCGGCATGGTGTTCCAGAAGCCGAACCCGTTCCCTGGCATGTCGATCTACGACAACGTCACGGCCGGCCTGAAGCTCACCGGCACCCGCCGCAACAGGTCGGAGCAGGACGACATCGTCGAGTCCTGTCTCACCCGAGCCGGCCTGTGGAACGAGGTGTCCGACCGCCTCAAGCAACCCGGCGGCGCCCTGTCCGGAGGCCAGCAGCAGCGCCTGTGCATCGCCCGCTCCCTCGCGGTCCGCCCGGAAGTGCTGCTGATGGACGAACCGTGCTCGGCGCTGGACCCGACTTCCACCAACCGGATCGAGGAGACGATCCGCGAGCTGGCGTCGGAGGTGACGATCGTCATCGTGACGCACAACATGCAGCAGGCGTCCCGGGTCTCCGACCGCTGTGCCTTCTTCCTGGCCTCCGCAGGAACGCCGGGGCGCATCGTGGAGCACGGGCCGACGGAGGCGATGTTCTCGCGGCCCCGGGACCAGCGGACGTCGGACTACGTCAACGGACGCTTCGGCTGA
- a CDS encoding TetR/AcrR family transcriptional regulator, with the protein MHRKTTPQVGARSPGQGRARDGAIDTRILAAAKRQLAVLGYEGMSIAAVASEAGTTRQALYRRWPTKAALADAAMAAVEDTPPASHRGDAPAVADPLAALIAELTDFQRKVTRPGRLSLVGTMLQENTDPQARDRYRSQVIHPRRRRIKAIFEAAQSLGLIDQDADFTVAVTMCTGAWYGRALAGEPVPPEWPTRTALLVWRALGGVAPAVAGA; encoded by the coding sequence GTGCACCGGAAGACAACGCCACAGGTCGGAGCCCGGTCCCCGGGCCAGGGCAGGGCGCGCGACGGCGCGATCGACACCCGGATCCTGGCCGCCGCCAAGCGTCAGCTCGCGGTGCTGGGCTACGAGGGCATGTCGATCGCCGCGGTCGCTTCCGAAGCCGGCACCACCCGCCAGGCGCTCTACCGGCGCTGGCCCACCAAGGCCGCGCTCGCCGACGCTGCCATGGCCGCCGTCGAGGACACACCCCCGGCATCCCATCGGGGCGACGCGCCGGCCGTCGCGGACCCGCTGGCCGCCCTGATCGCCGAGCTCACCGACTTCCAGCGCAAGGTCACGCGTCCGGGGCGGCTCTCCCTGGTCGGCACCATGCTCCAGGAGAACACCGACCCGCAGGCCCGCGACCGGTACCGCAGCCAGGTGATCCACCCTCGCCGCCGGCGCATCAAGGCGATCTTCGAAGCCGCGCAAAGCCTCGGCCTGATCGACCAGGACGCCGACTTCACCGTCGCCGTCACCATGTGCACCGGCGCCTGGTACGGCCGCGCGCTGGCCGGCGAGCCGGTGCCGCCGGAGTGGCCCACGCGGACCGCGCTGCTCGTGTGGCGCGCGCTCGGCGGCGTTGCGCCCGCCGTGGCGGGGGCCTGA